CATCCATTGGATCAAGGCGGAGATCCACGAATACATCCTGCGTAACTGGCGCACGGTGAAGGTTGCCACCACGAAAGCGCAGCGCAAGCTGTTCTTCAATCTGCGCAGCCACAAGCAGGGGCTGCATGCGTTTACGCCCGACGAAATCGACGGCCTCGCGAAAGAACTCAACGTCAAACGCGAGGAAGTCTCGGAGATGGAAACGCGTCTGTCGGGCGGCGACATCGCGCTCGAAGGGCAGGTCGAAGACGGCGAGGAATCGTTCGCGCCGATCGCCTATCTGGCCGATTCGCACAACGAACCGACGGCCGTGCTCTCTGCGCGCCAGAAAGACAGGATGCAAACGGACGGCATCGCGCAAGCCCTCGATTCGCTCGATGCGCGCAGCCGCCGCATCATCGAAGCACGCTGGCTCAACGTCGAGGACGACGGCTCGGGTGGCTCCACGCTGCATGAGCTCGCCGACGAATTCGGCGTATCGGCCGAGCGGATTCGTCAGATCGAAGCGAGTGCGATGAAAAAGATGCGCTCGGCGCTGGCCGAATACGCCTGAGTCGATTCAGGGGCGGCCCGTCCGGCGTCGGCACGCTGCCCTGCCCGCACACGATCCCGTCGCAGTTCATGCGGCGGTTTTTTTTGTTCGCCGTGTTCTTCCGTCCTTTCCGCTTTCCCGTCTTCGCCTCTCGCTTCGAGTCTCGCATGGCGTCCCGCCAACGAAAAACGGCGCACAAGCGCCGTTTCCCGTTCGTGCCTGCGCCGCTCGAACGCGACGTTAGGCTTCTCTGCGCCTCAAACCGGCTGAGGTGAGGGTCCGCCCGATGCGGGCAGACGCGTCGCAAGCTGCTGCGCGTAGCGCGCCGCGGCCGGCCCGCAGACGATGTGGAACGTATCGGCCGATACCCAAGCCACATCGAGCGCGGCGAGCCGCTGACGGTCGACGGCCGACGGATCGCGCACGACGACACGCAGCCGCGTCGCCGCCACAGGATCGAGCGCAGCGACGTTCGTCGCGCCGCCGAAGACGGCGAGCCAGCGCATCGGGTCCGGATCGAGGGGTCCGGCTTGCCCGTCGGACACCTTCGCTGCGGCGGCCGCAGCAGCCGGTGCAACTCGCGCAGCGCCCGCGGCCGCACCGCCGGCCACCACGGCGCGCATTTCATCGGCGATCAAGTCGGCTTCGGGCCCGATCACCACCTGCACGTTGTGCGGATCGCGCTTGAGCACCCCGCGAGCACCGGCCGCCTTCAGCGCAGGCTCCGAAATCTTCTCGGCATCGGCGACGGACAAACGCAGGCGCGTCGTGCAGGCATCGATGAGCGTCAGGTTCTGCGCGCCGCCGAGCGCGGCGATGTAGCGATCCGCACGCGAGAGCGCGGCGCCGGCGGCCGGTGCCACGTAGCCGCCCGCGGCATACGATTCGACCTGCGCATCGGCCGTCGCGGGTTCGCGGCCCGGCGTGGCCATGTTGAACTTGCGAATGAAGAAGCGGAACAAGCCGTAGTAGACGACGGCATACGCGATACCGACCGGAATCGCGAGCCACCCCTTCGTCGACAGACCGTAGTTGAGTACGTAGTCGATCGCGCCGGCCGAGAACGTGAAGCCCAGATGGATGCCTAGCGCTTGGCAAATCGCAAGCGAGAGCCCCGTCAGCAGCGCGTGAATCACGTAGAGCACGGGCGCGAGGAACATGAACGTGTACTCGACCGGCTCGGTCACGCCCGTGAGGAACGACGTGAGGGCCATCGAGAGCAGCAGCCCGCCAACCAACGCGCGGCGCTCCTTCGGTGCTTCATGGAACATCGCGAGACACGCAGCCGGCAGACCGAACATCATGATCGGGAAGAAGCCCGTCATGAAGCCGCCCGCGGTGGGGTCGCCCGCGAAGAAACGGTGCAGATCGCCCGTCACGGCGGCGCCGCCGCCCGGAGGCGTGAACGTGCCGAACACGAACCAGGCCAGCGAGTTGATGATGTGGTGCAAACCCGTGACGAGCAAGAGCCGGTTCAGCGTGCCGTAGACGAACACACCAAGCGCGCCGGCCGTCGTCAGCCAGTGGCCGGTTGCGTCGATGGCCAGTTGCACGGGCTGCCAGACGTACCCGAACACGATCCCGAGCACCACGCACACTAGCCCCGTTATGATCGGCACGAACCGCTTGCCGCCGAAGAAGGCGAGGTACTCGGGCAGCTTGATGTCCTTGTACCGGTTGTAGAGCAGCCCCGCGACGACGCCCGCGATGATGCCCGAGAGCACCCCCATGTTGAGCTTGTCGTTGATGTCCTTCATCACGGCGATCTCGATCAGATAGCCGATCGCCCCGGCAAGCGCCGCCACGCCGTTGTTTTCCTTTGCGAAACCCACCGCAACGCCGATGGCGAAGAGCAGCGGCAAGTTGTCGAAGATCGTGCCGCCCGCGTCGGCGATCATCTTGATGTTGAGGACGTCGGCCTGGCCGAGCCTCAGCAAGATGCCCGCGACGGGCAATACCGCAATCGGCAGCATCAGCGCCCGTCCTAGGCGCTGTATCTTTAGGAATGGGTTCGCATCCATTGAATCCTCCAGTTGGTCTGTCTCGTCGTTGATACTTTGTCGTCTATCGTCTAAGTGCGATTTCGGTCGTTCGATTAGTTAGGACTGCTAATCCAACGGCCAAATCTCGCGGCTTGCTGCTCTTACCGCCTGTGCCGAATCGAGCGCGAGCAAATCGCTCGCGCGCTGCCGGCACAGTTGATAATCGAGGTTGCGCACGCGCGCCTTGATGCCGGGCACGGCGACGGGGTCCACCGACAGCTCGGTGATGCCAAGGCCCACGAGCACCGGCACGGCCACGGGGTCGCCCGCGAGCGCGCCGCATACGCCCACCCACTTGCCGTGCTTGGCGGCACCGTGCGTCGTCTGGTCGATCAAACGCAGCACCGCGGGATGCAGGCCGTCGGCTTGCGCGGCCAGGTCGGCTTGGCATCGATCCATCGCGAGCGTGTATTGCGTCAAATCGTTCGTGCCGATCGACAGAAAATCGGCATGGCGTGCGAGCTGATCGGCAAGCAATGCCGCCGACGGCACCTCGATCATCACGCCCACTTCGATCGGGTCCGTACGGCCCAAGCCGCGCGCGAGATCGTCGATGCGCTGGCGCACACGCACGAGTTCACCCGCATCGGTCACCATCGGCAGCAGAATACGAACGCAGCCGTGCGGCTGCACCGCGATGAGGCCGCGCAACTGATCGTCGAGCAGATCGGGGCGCACCTGCGCGAGCCGGATACCGCGCAGGCCGAGCGCGGGATTCGTCTCCGGCGGCAGCGTCAGATACGGCACCTCCTTGTCGGCCCCGACGTCGAGCGTGCGGATGATCGCCGTGCGGCCCCGGAGCTCGTCCACGATCGCCTGATAGCTTTGTCGATGCTCGTCGGCATTCGGCGCCGATTCGCGGTGAATGAACAGCAGCTCCGTGCGCAGAAGACCCACGCAGTCGGCGCCGTTCTCGATCGCGGTGCGTGCGTCGTCGACCGTCGCGATGTTCGCGGCGACTTCGATCGCACGGCCGTCGCGCGTCGCCGCCGCTTGCTGCGACGTGCGACGGTTCGCTTCGCGCACGCCGGCCAGACGCTGGCGCTCGAAGCGCGCGCGTTCCACGTCGAGCTGCGTCGGTGCATATTCGAGGCGGCCGGCGCTGGCGTCGACAACCACCTGCGTGCCGTCGGGAATCGCATGCAATGCGTCGCCAACGGCCACGAGCGCGGGAATTCCAAGCTGGCGCGCGATGATCGCCGCGTGCGAGGTCGCGCCGCCCGCTGCCATCACGATCGCACTCACGCGTTCGCGATCGAGCGACGACAAATCCGACGGCGTGAATTCGGTTGCGGCGAGCACGGCTTCGTCGGGCAATGCGCGCGCGGCCGGATTCACGTAGCCAAGTGCGCGCAGTACGCGCTTTTCGATGTCGCGCAGATCGGCCGCGCGCTCGGCGAGCAGCATGTCTTCGATATGGGTCAGCACGGCGATTTGCGCGCGGATCGCTTCGCGCCAGGCGAATCCCGCGCTCTTGCCGAGACTGATGAGGTCGCGCGCCGCGTCGACGAGCGTCGGGTCTTCGAGCAGAACGCGATGCACGGCGAAGATGCCCGCTTCGCCCACGGCGCCGCGTTGCGACGCGTCGCGCACGGTCGTGTTCAATTCCGCATCCACGGTGGCGAGCGCGCGATCGAGCAGGCGGCTCTCGGCCGCCGACGTGCCGCTCGCGCGCTCGGGCGGAGCGAACTCGGCATCGTCCCAACGCACGAGCTTGCCGACGGCAATGCCTGGCGCCGCACACACGCCCGCGAGCGTGTTCGGATCGAGCGGCACGCCCACAGGGCGCACAACCTGCCCCGGCGCGGGCGACTTGACACGCGCCGGCGTTTCCTCGAGTTCGCCGTGCACCTCGCGCAGCAGTTCGCGCGCCACGGCATCGACGGCTTGTGCCGCATCGCGGCCCGTTCCCACCACCTCGACCGTCGCGCCCTCGCCCGCACCGAGCCCCAGCAAGCCCACGACGCTCTCGACGTTCGCGTGCCGCTCGCCGTGATGCACGTCGACGCGCGCCTGCAACCCGCGCACGGCCTCCCTCGCGCGCGCCGCGGGACGCGCATGCAGCCCGCCCGCCTGCGCGAGCTTGATCGTGCGGCTCGCTTGGACCTTGACCTCGCTCGCGGGCGCACTCTCGACTGCCGCCGCGCCGCCTTTCGCACGCAGCGCGAGCAGCGGACTCACGCCGGCCGTCACCCGCCCCGATGCGCGCTCGACGATGTCGAACGCATCCGAATTGGCGATCGCGATCACGGAGACGAGGCTTGGCGCCTTCACGCCGACTGCGTCTTGGTCGAACTCGATGAGCAGATCGCCGGCCCGCACGTGATCGCCCGACGCGACCTTCGCCACGAACCCCTCCCCGCCCAACTCGACGGTGTCGATGCCGATGTGCAGCAGGATCTCCGCCCCCTCGGGCGTTTGCAGCGTGACGGCATGGCCGGTGCGCGCGAGATGCGTGACGACCCCATCGCAGGGGGCGACGAGGCACCCGTCGAGCGGATCGACGGCGATGCCGTCGCCGAACATGCCGCCCGCGAAGACGGGATCGGGTACGTCGGCGAGCGGCACCACGGGCCCTGTCAGCGGCGCGAGCAGAATCACTTTGTCCGGAGATTGATTCATTAATCGGGACTCCTCAGCACGTTCCATCTGCATCTCTCGCTCAGTGGGTTTCGGTGATTTTGTTCAAATGGCGCGGCGCGTCGGGGTCGCGGCCGCGCGCGGCCGCGAGTTCCGCGGCCATCACATAGAAAGTCTGGATCATCGCGATCGGGTCGAGCGCCACGTGACGGCTCGTCGCGAGCGGCAACTGGGCATCCGCTACGTCCGCGGGCGCGGCCAGCAGTACACGCGCGCCGCGCGCGCGCATATCGGCGGCCAGCCGGACCAAGCCTGCTTGCTCGGGACCGCGCGGAGCGAAGACGAGCAGCGGGTAGTCGCGATCGATGAGTTCCATCGGACCGTGACGCACCTCCGCGCTCGAGAACGCTTCGGCTTGAATGCCCGACGTCTCCTTGAGCTTGAGCGCCGCCTCCTGTGCAATCGCCAGTCCTAGGCCGCGTCCGATCACGATCATGCGTTCGACGTCGCGCAGCGTATCGACGGCCGGCGACCAATCGAGCGCGGCGGCATCGCTCAGCGTATCGGGCAGCGCGCGTAGCGCATCGAGCAGTATCGGGTCGCGCTGCCAATACGCCACGAGTTGCGCCGACATCGACAACATCGCGACATAGCTCTTCGTGGCCGCGACCGAGCGCTCGGGGCCGGCCAGAAGCGGCAGTTGCCATTCGCAGGCATCGGCGAGCGGGGATTCGGGCGCGTTCACCGCGCTCACGGTCAAGGCGCCGGCTTCCCGCAGCGCCTTCATCGTATCGACGAGATCGGGGCTCCGGCCCGACTGCGAGAACGCAATCGCCAGTTCGCCGGCCACGCGCAGCGGCGCCCCTTGCAGCGTCGCGATCGACATCGGCAGCGAAGCGACGGGCAAGCCGATGCGGCTCATCGCAAGACTCGCGAAATAGCTCGCCGCATGGTCGGAACTGCCGCGTGCGACGGTCAGCGCGACATGGCGCGGCGCGGCCGCCAGCGCGGCGGCCACCTGCTCGACGCGCGCGCTGTCCGCGCACTGCGCCGCGACGACGGCACTCGCTGCGAGCGCCTCCCTAAGCATATTCGACAATCTGCTCCCCTTCGACGTAGGTAGCGGCCAGCGTGAGGTCGCGCTCGAACACGACGGCGTCGGCCCACGCGCCGCGCGCCAGGCGGCCGCGATCTTCGACCCCGAGATAGTCGGCGGCATAGCGCGACATGCGATTGGAGACGTCGGCGAGCGGCAGGCCGATCGAGACGAGGTTGCGCAGCGCACCTTCCATCGTCAACGTGCTGCCGGCGAGCGTGCCGTCCGCCAGGCGCACACCGCCAAGGCACTTCGTCACATGCTGGCTGCCGAGGCGATACTCGCCGTCAGGCATGCCGGTGGCCGACGTGCTGTCGGTCACGACATACAAGCGCGGGATCGCGCGCAGTGCCGCCCGGATCGCCCCGGGATGCACGTGCAGCAGATCCGGAATGATCTCGGCGAATTCGGCGTGCGCGAACGCCGCACCGACGAGACCGGGATTGCGGTGATGCATCGGCGACATCGCGTTGAACAGATGCGTGAAGCCACATGCACCGTGCTTGAGCGCGGCCACCGCGTCATCGTAGGTCGCAAGCGAATGGCCGAGCTGGACGCGCACACCGCGCGCCACCATCTCCGAGATGATTTCCATGTGGCCCGCAATCTCGGGCGCAAGCGTGACGACGCGGATCGGCGCGACCGACAGGTATTTCAGCACTTCGTCGAGCACGGCCGACACGGCGGCGTCGGGCTGCGCGCCGAGCTTGCCCGGGTTGATGTAGGGCCCTTCGAGATGGACGCCGAGCACGCGCGCGCCACCGGGCGTACGGGTACGCGTGACGTTGCCGAGGCCCGCGACGACGGCGAGCAGTTCGTCGCGCGGCGCCGTCATCGTCGTGGCCAACAGGCTCGTCGTGCCATGGCGTGCGTGCGTGCGTGCGATCGTTTCGATGGCGGTGCCTGCTTCCATGACGTCGGCCCCACCGCCGCCATGCACGTGCAAATCGATGAAGCCAGGAAGGATGTAAGGCTCATCGTTCGTCGATGGATCGACGGCCCGACCTTCGAGCGCCGTAATCCGCCCGTTCTCGGTGTGCAGCGTGCCGAGAATCCAACCGTCCGGCGTCAGAATGTTTCCGTTCAGCATGGGATTGCTATCTCAATAAAGCTCGAGCGCGCGAGCGTTGCGCGCTGTCGTAACTGGGGCGATGCGCCCGCACTATTCGAGCGCGGACGCGATCTCGTGGAGGGCTGCGAAATTGGAGCCCATTATATAACCACAGTAGTACCAGTCAATTCCCCCTACGAGCGACCGCAAAAATGGGCTCAAACCTTATTGGGCAAGGCAAAGGTAAAAATTGACGTTCATTCGGCGGCTATCCGCGGCATCAGGATTTACCCGGAGTGCATACCAATGTCACCGTCCCGATTGGGTCGACACCTCATGACGAGCCATCTCGATCGGGGAAGATACCGGTTTAGTACCACCTGATTTGTCAGGCAAAACTTGTTTGTTGACGATGATCCCATATAGTTCTGATTAATTCAGACGATACGGTGACGCTCGCATTGACCGAACCTACTCTGCTGCGCCGCGCGGAAGCCGTGCGCCGTTTCAATCGCTTCTATACGCAGCACATCGGCGTGCTGCATGAGTTTCTGCAAAAAAGCCCGTTCTCTTTGACCGAGGTGCGCGTGTTGCGCGAACTGGCGCTCGGTACCGTTTCCACGGCGACCGAACTCGCGCGCGCGCTCGGTCTCGACAGCGGCTATCTGAGCCGCTTGCTGACGAGCTTCGAGCGTCGGCAATTGATCACGCGGCGCCAATCGGAAACCGACGCGCGCCAGTCGCTGCTCGAAATGACGCACGCCGGGCGCGCCGCCTATGCGCCGCTCGAAGTCGCGGCCATCGACGAAGTGTGCGGCGTACTGAACGCTCTATCGGCGGCCGGGCAAGAGCAACTCATTGCAGCGATGCGCATCATCGAGCGACTGCTCGATCGGTCGCCGTCGCGCGCCCCGGTTTCGCTTCGCGCACCCCAAGCCGGCGAATACGGCTGGCTCGTGCATCGCCAAGCCCTGCTGTTCGGGGCCCAATACGGTGCGGATATGGGATTCGAAGCGTTCGCGACTCAAGAGATGGCCGAATTCTCGCGTCAACCCGATCGCCAACGAGCAACGTGTTGGATCGCCGAGCAGCAAGAGAGCATCGTTGGCGCAGCGCTCGTCGCGGCACTGTCCGAACGCGCGGCACGCATGCGGCTGCTGTATGTGGAGCCCGAATCGCGCGGGCTCGGCGTCGGCACGCTGCTCGTCGCGCAAAGCATCGGCTTCGCGCAGCACGCCGGCTATGAAACGCTGACATTGACGACGTGCGGCGTGCTCAACGACGGCCGCCGCGTATTCGAGCGCGCGGGATTCAATTGCGTCGCGACCGAACCCGAGCGCCGCTTCGGACGCAACCTCATCGCGCAAACGTGGGAACGTAAGTTATGAGAAGCGCGGCAACGTCCACGCAAGCGGTCGCAGATCCTGCGCCCGTTAGAACGAAGGCACCATCGCGCCTTTGAATTGCGTGTTGATGAAGTTGCGCACTTCTTGCGAGTGGTAAGCGGTCACGAGCTTCTTGACCCACGGCTTGCCCTTGTCCTGCGTGCGCACGGCGATCAAGTTCGCGTAAGGACTATGGACGTCTTCGCGCGCGATCGCATCCTTCGTCGGTTGCAGGCCCGCCGACAACGCATAGTTCGTATTGATCACTGCGGCGTCGACGTCGCCGAGCGAGCGCGGCAATTGCGCGGCATCGAGCTCCAACAGTTTGAGCTTCTTCGGATTGTCCGCGACGTCGAGCGTCGTTGCGTTGTTGCCGTTCGTGCCGGCGCCAGCCTTCAGCTTGAGGAGCCCTTGTGCTTGCAAGAGCAGCAGCGCACGGTTTTCGTTCGAGGGGTCGTTGGGAATCGCAACCTTCGCACCCTGCGGCAGATCCTTCACCGATTTGAGCTTCTTCGAATAGAGGCCGATCGGCGAGATGTAAGTAAGACCAACGCTGACGATCTTGTAGCCGCGCTGCTTCACTTGGCCGTCGAGATAGGGCTCGTGCTGGAAGCTGTTCGCGTCGAGGTCGCCCGCATCGAGGGCCGCGTTCGGCTGGACGTAGTCGTTGAACGTGATGACCTTGACGTCGAGTCCTTCGCGCTTCGCCACCTTCTGCACGACGGCCCATGTTTGCTCGTCGGGGCCCGCGATCGTGCCGACCTTGATGACCTGATTCTGCGCATGCGCGCCCGAGCCGATAGCGAACGCAACCGTTGCTGCGATGGACGAGAGGAGCTTGAATAGCGTTCTGTGTCGCATAAGTTCTCGATTCTTTATAGGGAAAATAAGGAGACGATTCGATGGTGTCATAGCGATCGAGCAAACGGAAATACGTTGATCGCATATCGATATTCCACGACGCGGCACGGCGCGAATCGCCGTCGAGATCGGTCGCAGCGGGCAATTAAATTAGGAGTGCGAACTAATTGCGCGAAGATGAAAATCGGACTACCGAATTGCTTCGGAGTCCGAACGAATTGCCGGGAAAATTAATCGAGCAGAAGCTTGAGATCGTGAACCCACGGCTGCACGCCCTGCCCGTCGCGGGCGAACAAGCGCAGCTTGCCGGACGGATCGAATACGTAACTCGCCGCGGTGTGGTTCATCGTATAGCTGTCGGGCGTCGAGCCCGGCACCTTCGCGTAATAGACGCGAAAATCCTTCGCGACCTTTGCGAGTTGCGCGTCGTCGGGCCGCAAGCCGACGAACGAAGGATTGAAGGCGTGCACGTATTGCGAAAGCACTTGCGGCGTGTCGCGCGCGGGGTCGACCGTCACGAACAGCACCTGCACGCGCTTGGCCTCGGGGCCGAGTTGCTGCATCGCTTGCGCGAGTTCGGCCATCGTCGTCGGGCAGACGTCGGGGCAATGCGTGTAGCCGAAAAACAGCACGACGGCCTTGCCTTTGTAATCGGCGATCGTATGAATCTTGCCGTCCGTATCCGGCAGCGAGAAATCGGCGCCGAACTGCGTGTTGCCCGTCAAATCCAGGTTCTGGAACGCCGGCTCGCTCTTACCGCAACCGGCGGCGATCAGCGTCACGCCAACTAGGCACGCAGCGAGAAACGTGCGCGCAACGCGCATCAGCGGAAGCTTGGCCATGAGGTGGGTCAAAAGCGGATCAGCGCGTGCGTGTAGTGGTCGACGAGCAGCGCGGCGAACAGCAGCGACAAATAGATGATGGAGTAGCGGAAGGTCTTGCGCGCGAGCGCATCGGAGTACTCGCGATAGATCTTCCACGCGTAGCCGAGGAACACGGCACCGAGCAAGACCGCCGACACGAGGTACACGAGCCCGCTCATGCGCGAGATGAACGGCATCAGCGTGACCGCGAACAAGATCACGGTGTAGAGCAAGATATGCAAGCGCGTGTATTGCTCGCCGTGCGTGTTCGGCAGCATCGGCAGACCGGCGTTCTCGTAATCCTTGCGGCGATAGAGCGCGAGCGACCAAAAGTGCGGCGGCGTCCACACGAAGATGATGAGCACGAGGATCCACGCGTCGCCGGGCAAGGCGCCCGTCACCGCGGCCCAACCAAGCGCCGGCGGCATCGCGCCCGAGGCGCCGCCGATGACGATGTTTTGCGGCGTGAAC
The sequence above is a segment of the Trinickia acidisoli genome. Coding sequences within it:
- the ptsP gene encoding phosphoenolpyruvate--protein phosphotransferase, whose product is MERAEESRLMNQSPDKVILLAPLTGPVVPLADVPDPVFAGGMFGDGIAVDPLDGCLVAPCDGVVTHLARTGHAVTLQTPEGAEILLHIGIDTVELGGEGFVAKVASGDHVRAGDLLIEFDQDAVGVKAPSLVSVIAIANSDAFDIVERASGRVTAGVSPLLALRAKGGAAAVESAPASEVKVQASRTIKLAQAGGLHARPAARAREAVRGLQARVDVHHGERHANVESVVGLLGLGAGEGATVEVVGTGRDAAQAVDAVARELLREVHGELEETPARVKSPAPGQVVRPVGVPLDPNTLAGVCAAPGIAVGKLVRWDDAEFAPPERASGTSAAESRLLDRALATVDAELNTTVRDASQRGAVGEAGIFAVHRVLLEDPTLVDAARDLISLGKSAGFAWREAIRAQIAVLTHIEDMLLAERAADLRDIEKRVLRALGYVNPAARALPDEAVLAATEFTPSDLSSLDRERVSAIVMAAGGATSHAAIIARQLGIPALVAVGDALHAIPDGTQVVVDASAGRLEYAPTQLDVERARFERQRLAGVREANRRTSQQAAATRDGRAIEVAANIATVDDARTAIENGADCVGLLRTELLFIHRESAPNADEHRQSYQAIVDELRGRTAIIRTLDVGADKEVPYLTLPPETNPALGLRGIRLAQVRPDLLDDQLRGLIAVQPHGCVRILLPMVTDAGELVRVRQRIDDLARGLGRTDPIEVGVMIEVPSAALLADQLARHADFLSIGTNDLTQYTLAMDRCQADLAAQADGLHPAVLRLIDQTTHGAAKHGKWVGVCGALAGDPVAVPVLVGLGITELSVDPVAVPGIKARVRNLDYQLCRQRASDLLALDSAQAVRAASREIWPLD
- the cyoE gene encoding heme o synthase: MESTTLFRHPGSRISQYLALTKPRVTQLAVFCAVIGMFLATPGMVPWKVLIGGTVGIWLTAGAAFAINCLVEQKVDAMMRRTAWRPSARGEITSAQILLFSAVLGGLGMWTLYTFTNALTMWLTFATFVGYAVIYTLLLKPFTPQNIVIGGASGAMPPALGWAAVTGALPGDAWILVLIIFVWTPPHFWSLALYRRKDYENAGLPMLPNTHGEQYTRLHILLYTVILFAVTLMPFISRMSGLVYLVSAVLLGAVFLGYAWKIYREYSDALARKTFRYSIIYLSLLFAALLVDHYTHALIRF
- a CDS encoding MetQ/NlpA family ABC transporter substrate-binding protein → MRHRTLFKLLSSIAATVAFAIGSGAHAQNQVIKVGTIAGPDEQTWAVVQKVAKREGLDVKVITFNDYVQPNAALDAGDLDANSFQHEPYLDGQVKQRGYKIVSVGLTYISPIGLYSKKLKSVKDLPQGAKVAIPNDPSNENRALLLLQAQGLLKLKAGAGTNGNNATTLDVADNPKKLKLLELDAAQLPRSLGDVDAAVINTNYALSAGLQPTKDAIAREDVHSPYANLIAVRTQDKGKPWVKKLVTAYHSQEVRNFINTQFKGAMVPSF
- the nagA gene encoding N-acetylglucosamine-6-phosphate deacetylase, yielding MLNGNILTPDGWILGTLHTENGRITALEGRAVDPSTNDEPYILPGFIDLHVHGGGGADVMEAGTAIETIARTHARHGTTSLLATTMTAPRDELLAVVAGLGNVTRTRTPGGARVLGVHLEGPYINPGKLGAQPDAAVSAVLDEVLKYLSVAPIRVVTLAPEIAGHMEIISEMVARGVRVQLGHSLATYDDAVAALKHGACGFTHLFNAMSPMHHRNPGLVGAAFAHAEFAEIIPDLLHVHPGAIRAALRAIPRLYVVTDSTSATGMPDGEYRLGSQHVTKCLGGVRLADGTLAGSTLTMEGALRNLVSIGLPLADVSNRMSRYAADYLGVEDRGRLARGAWADAVVFERDLTLAATYVEGEQIVEYA
- a CDS encoding SCO family protein, whose protein sequence is MAKLPLMRVARTFLAACLVGVTLIAAGCGKSEPAFQNLDLTGNTQFGADFSLPDTDGKIHTIADYKGKAVVLFFGYTHCPDVCPTTMAELAQAMQQLGPEAKRVQVLFVTVDPARDTPQVLSQYVHAFNPSFVGLRPDDAQLAKVAKDFRVYYAKVPGSTPDSYTMNHTAASYVFDPSGKLRLFARDGQGVQPWVHDLKLLLD
- the nagE gene encoding N-acetylglucosamine-specific PTS transporter subunit IIBC, with amino-acid sequence MDANPFLKIQRLGRALMLPIAVLPVAGILLRLGQADVLNIKMIADAGGTIFDNLPLLFAIGVAVGFAKENNGVAALAGAIGYLIEIAVMKDINDKLNMGVLSGIIAGVVAGLLYNRYKDIKLPEYLAFFGGKRFVPIITGLVCVVLGIVFGYVWQPVQLAIDATGHWLTTAGALGVFVYGTLNRLLLVTGLHHIINSLAWFVFGTFTPPGGGAAVTGDLHRFFAGDPTAGGFMTGFFPIMMFGLPAACLAMFHEAPKERRALVGGLLLSMALTSFLTGVTEPVEYTFMFLAPVLYVIHALLTGLSLAICQALGIHLGFTFSAGAIDYVLNYGLSTKGWLAIPVGIAYAVVYYGLFRFFIRKFNMATPGREPATADAQVESYAAGGYVAPAAGAALSRADRYIAALGGAQNLTLIDACTTRLRLSVADAEKISEPALKAAGARGVLKRDPHNVQVVIGPEADLIADEMRAVVAGGAAAGAARVAPAAAAAAAKVSDGQAGPLDPDPMRWLAVFGGATNVAALDPVAATRLRVVVRDPSAVDRQRLAALDVAWVSADTFHIVCGPAAARYAQQLATRLPASGGPSPQPV
- a CDS encoding bifunctional helix-turn-helix transcriptional regulator/GNAT family N-acetyltransferase, which gives rise to MTEPTLLRRAEAVRRFNRFYTQHIGVLHEFLQKSPFSLTEVRVLRELALGTVSTATELARALGLDSGYLSRLLTSFERRQLITRRQSETDARQSLLEMTHAGRAAYAPLEVAAIDEVCGVLNALSAAGQEQLIAAMRIIERLLDRSPSRAPVSLRAPQAGEYGWLVHRQALLFGAQYGADMGFEAFATQEMAEFSRQPDRQRATCWIAEQQESIVGAALVAALSERAARMRLLYVEPESRGLGVGTLLVAQSIGFAQHAGYETLTLTTCGVLNDGRRVFERAGFNCVATEPERRFGRNLIAQTWERKL
- the rpoH gene encoding RNA polymerase sigma factor RpoH, yielding MSNAMTLPNTLRPAAAKAASAGALTLAPSLLPGQLGNIDAYIQAVNRIPMLSAEEERELATEYRQRGSLEAARGLVLSHLRLVVSIARNYLGYGLPHADLIQEGNIGLMKAVKRFDPEQNVRLVSYAIHWIKAEIHEYILRNWRTVKVATTKAQRKLFFNLRSHKQGLHAFTPDEIDGLAKELNVKREEVSEMETRLSGGDIALEGQVEDGEESFAPIAYLADSHNEPTAVLSARQKDRMQTDGIAQALDSLDARSRRIIEARWLNVEDDGSGGSTLHELADEFGVSAERIRQIEASAMKKMRSALAEYA
- a CDS encoding SIS domain-containing protein, which translates into the protein MLREALAASAVVAAQCADSARVEQVAAALAAAPRHVALTVARGSSDHAASYFASLAMSRIGLPVASLPMSIATLQGAPLRVAGELAIAFSQSGRSPDLVDTMKALREAGALTVSAVNAPESPLADACEWQLPLLAGPERSVAATKSYVAMLSMSAQLVAYWQRDPILLDALRALPDTLSDAAALDWSPAVDTLRDVERMIVIGRGLGLAIAQEAALKLKETSGIQAEAFSSAEVRHGPMELIDRDYPLLVFAPRGPEQAGLVRLAADMRARGARVLLAAPADVADAQLPLATSRHVALDPIAMIQTFYVMAAELAAARGRDPDAPRHLNKITETH